From Styela clava chromosome 6, kaStyClav1.hap1.2, whole genome shotgun sequence, one genomic window encodes:
- the LOC120331742 gene encoding KRR1 small subunit processome component homolog, translated as MDKNINQEDLLTVPDGWKEPEFKKEDNPYGMADESTFATLFPKYREKYLQEIWPLVKNHLKGYNIEAELDLIEGSMTVKTTRKTWDPFSIINARDMIKLLARSIPFEQACRIFEDDVACDIIKVGSLVRNRERFVKRRQRLLGPNNCTLKALELLTKCYILVQGNTVTALGPHRGLKEVRKVSIDTMKNIHPVYNIKSLMIKRELSKDDKLRNESWERFLPKFKSKNVKRKKKPRREKPYTPFPPPQQESKMDKEIASGEYFLKEKERRHKKLEERKAKEIDSAIKQKQKREKAFIPPKEPTPSKSALNQTKIAIKRNSNDVDIDSLKKKIKKAKVTKKA; from the coding sequence atggataaaaatataaatcaagaaGATCTTCTGACTGTTCCTGATGGATGGAAAGAACCAGAATTCAAAAAAGAGGACAATCCTTACGGAATGGCCGATGAAAGTACATTTGCAACACTTTTTCCGAAATACAGAGAAAAATACTTGCAAGAAATATGGCCTTTGGTTAAAAATCATTTGAAGGGATATAACATAGAAGCTGAACTGGACCTGATTGAAGGTTCTATGACAGTGAAAACGACAAGAAAAACTTGGGACCCTTTTTCAATTATAAATGCTCGGGATATGATTAAATTATTAGCAAGGAGCATTCCTTTTGAACAAGCGTGCCGGATTTTCGAAGATGACGTTGCATGTGATATCATCAAAGTTGGGTCGTTAGTGCGAAATCGTGAGCGATTTGTTAAACGCAGACAAAGACTTTTAGGACCTAATAATTGTACATTGAAAGCTTTAGAACTTCTAACTAAATGCTACATATTGGTACAAGGAAATACAGTAACTGCCCTTGGGCCACACAGAGGCCTTAAAGAAGTTCGCAAAGTTTCAATTGAcacaatgaaaaatatacacCCGGTATATAACATTAAATCTCTCATGATAAAACGAGAACTTTCCAAAGATGATAAACTGAGAAATGAATCCTGGGAACGCTTCTTACCCaagtttaaaagtaaaaatgtgaaaagaaaaaagaaaccCAGAAGAGAGAAACCATACACACCTTTCCCTCCTCCACAACAAGAAAGCAAAATGGACAAAGAAATTGCTTCTGGGGAATATTTTCTTAAAGAAAAAGAGAGAAGACATAAAAAATTAGAAGAAAGAAAAGCAAAAGAAATAGATTCTGCAAttaaacaaaagcaaaaaagaGAAAAGGCTTTTATTCCTCCGAAAGAGCCCACTCCATCTAAAAGTGCACTCAATCAAACAAAAATTGCTATTAAACGTAACAGTAACGATGTTGATATTGATTCcttgaaaaagaaaataaaaaaagctaAAGTAACTAAAAAAGCATAA